From the genome of Deinococcus sp. AJ005, one region includes:
- a CDS encoding YdcF family protein — translation MTRLLPARSRLAFRAMWPGVLGGATIGAALGVLAAFLGQVRAPEVLLLLLILAGGVAGAFTPSRRVLYVGAGTLALLLALCLLTPVLRGPLNALTLSQPPQKADAIVVLGGGVQCGTRVLESPSLSRLMAGLKLWRAGYAPVVTVSEQSDVFSATCPKMSVIEREIIRGLYPQNGPQVVNLSNVTTTTDEAARVRDLAAARGWKQILLVTSPSHSRRAAGIFALQGVNVISVPATETRFDSTLPLPSDRLYALQTVLYEWLSRIKKEVGGTPER, via the coding sequence TTGACCCGGCTCCTCCCGGCCCGCTCCCGGCTCGCCTTCCGCGCCATGTGGCCCGGCGTGCTGGGCGGCGCGACCATCGGCGCAGCTCTGGGCGTTCTAGCCGCCTTTCTGGGACAGGTCCGTGCCCCCGAAGTGCTTTTGCTGCTGCTTATCCTGGCTGGCGGAGTGGCCGGAGCCTTCACCCCCAGCCGCCGGGTTCTGTATGTCGGCGCTGGAACGCTGGCGCTGCTGCTCGCGCTGTGCCTGCTGACGCCTGTGCTGCGCGGCCCGCTGAACGCGTTGACGCTTTCTCAGCCGCCGCAGAAGGCCGACGCCATCGTGGTGCTGGGCGGCGGCGTGCAGTGCGGCACGCGGGTGCTGGAATCTCCCAGCCTGAGCCGCTTGATGGCGGGCCTGAAGCTGTGGCGGGCCGGATACGCGCCCGTCGTGACCGTCTCCGAGCAGTCCGACGTGTTCTCGGCCACCTGTCCCAAGATGAGTGTGATCGAGCGCGAGATCATCCGGGGGCTGTATCCGCAAAATGGCCCGCAAGTCGTGAACCTGAGCAACGTCACCACCACCACCGACGAGGCGGCCCGCGTGCGTGATCTGGCGGCGGCGCGGGGCTGGAAGCAGATTCTTCTGGTGACCAGCCCCAGCCACTCGCGCCGCGCGGCAGGCATTTTCGCCTTGCAGGGCGTGAACGTCATCAGCGTCCCTGCAACTGAGACGCGCTTCGATTCCACGCTGCCGCTACCCTCGGACCGACTGTATGCCCTGCAAACGGTGCTGTACGAGTGGCTCTCGCGCATCAAAAAGGAAGTGGGCGGTACGCCAGAACGGTGA
- a CDS encoding mechanosensitive ion channel family protein yields the protein MANQVDTSRLLGVDTISGIVDRAWTDTARAAAQYGPTLLLALALVALYSLVFWIISRVLHGAVKRVVPPDARSVTHRILRVVLRLTLLMLVLISVTALFPPLARYGPAIFRVYALLLLLYVGWNLLEHLLHRQTLRWGLDGSLELLMKNVVRVVWAMSGIYLVFEQFNVNLLPILGGLGVLGLAVGFAAQDILANLISGVTLLLDRPFRIGDWIRVKDQEGQVSGLTLRTTRIRTRDNEFVSIPNKDVAGAVVVNLTAGGPLRLNVLIGVEYKERVEDVRRILLDVMTAHPRTEKEPAPLLLVRELSASSVDVIMRFWVSEANIASYPVISMQIREAAKEALQAGGMSLPFPHLQVHIDGAKGLEAFLPAALEPSVRPQRDEH from the coding sequence ATGGCAAACCAAGTCGACACCTCTCGCCTGCTGGGGGTCGATACCATCTCGGGCATCGTGGACCGGGCCTGGACCGACACGGCGCGGGCCGCTGCACAGTACGGCCCGACGCTGCTGCTGGCACTGGCGCTGGTGGCACTCTATTCGTTGGTCTTCTGGATCATCTCGCGCGTGCTGCACGGTGCGGTCAAGCGGGTCGTGCCGCCTGACGCCCGGTCCGTCACGCACCGCATCCTGCGCGTGGTGCTGCGCCTGACCCTGCTGATGCTGGTGCTGATCTCAGTTACGGCTCTGTTTCCACCGCTGGCGAGGTACGGCCCGGCCATCTTCCGGGTTTACGCGCTCCTGCTGCTGCTGTACGTGGGCTGGAACCTGCTGGAACACCTGTTGCATCGCCAGACCCTGCGCTGGGGCCTGGACGGCAGCCTGGAACTGCTGATGAAAAACGTGGTGCGGGTGGTCTGGGCCATGAGCGGCATCTATCTGGTGTTCGAGCAGTTCAACGTGAACCTGCTGCCCATCCTGGGCGGGCTGGGTGTGCTGGGGCTGGCGGTGGGGTTTGCCGCGCAGGACATCCTGGCCAACCTGATCAGCGGCGTGACCCTGTTGCTGGACCGGCCCTTTCGCATCGGCGACTGGATTCGCGTGAAGGACCAGGAAGGACAGGTCAGCGGCCTGACCCTGCGGACCACCCGCATCCGCACCCGCGACAACGAATTCGTGTCTATCCCCAACAAGGACGTGGCCGGGGCCGTGGTGGTCAACCTGACGGCGGGCGGCCCGCTGCGCCTGAACGTGCTGATCGGCGTGGAGTACAAGGAGCGGGTGGAGGACGTGCGCCGCATCCTGCTGGACGTCATGACCGCGCATCCCAGGACTGAGAAGGAACCCGCCCCGCTGCTGCTGGTCAGGGAGCTGAGCGCGTCGAGCGTGGACGTGATCATGCGTTTCTGGGTCAGCGAGGCCAATATCGCCTCCTATCCGGTGATTTCCATGCAGATCAGGGAAGCGGCCAAGGAAGCCTTGCAGGCAGGCGGCATGAGTCTGCCCTTTCCGCACCTGCAAGTGCACATCGACGGCGCGAAGGGGCTGGAGGCATTTCTGCCCGCCGCGCTGGAACCCTCGGTCCGGCCCCAGCGTGACGAACATTGA
- a CDS encoding glycerol-3-phosphate acyltransferase, producing MLPLLVALISYLLGSLVTGVLYSRVRGADISGRDLPGGSGTYRQFGRNAAILVTAGDIMKGVLAVAVARALTPELTWLATLAVVLGHCYPVFFRFQGGAGIAPFLGALLVAAPLTLLGTLGTGLVLIPLYRATLQSRLKLNAVPFATAVAVPVGLLLSLRYGGLPDLLAGGVAMALRAVHLLAFPVGPGDRA from the coding sequence ATGTTGCCCCTGCTGGTTGCTCTCATTTCCTACCTGCTGGGATCGCTGGTCACGGGCGTGTTGTATTCGCGGGTGCGCGGAGCGGACATCAGTGGGCGCGATCTGCCGGGGGGCAGCGGCACCTACCGGCAGTTCGGACGCAACGCCGCCATTCTGGTGACCGCCGGGGACATCATGAAAGGCGTGTTGGCTGTGGCCGTGGCCCGCGCGCTGACGCCGGAGCTGACCTGGCTGGCCACCCTGGCGGTGGTGCTGGGCCACTGCTACCCGGTGTTCTTCCGTTTTCAGGGCGGGGCCGGGATCGCGCCGTTTCTGGGGGCGCTGCTGGTGGCTGCCCCGCTGACGTTGCTGGGCACGCTGGGCACCGGACTGGTCCTGATTCCGCTGTACCGGGCCACGCTGCAAAGCCGCCTGAAGCTGAACGCCGTGCCCTTCGCCACTGCCGTGGCCGTGCCGGTGGGCCTGCTGCTCAGCCTGCGGTACGGGGGTCTGCCCGATCTGCTGGCCGGGGGCGTGGCGATGGCGCTGCGGGCCGTACATTTGCTGGCCTTTCCGGTGGGGCCGGGGGACCGGGCGTGA
- a CDS encoding HU family DNA-binding protein, whose amino-acid sequence MAKSTKPAAKKSAVKAPPAKAASNKIAKTQIIDMVADKTSLNKKQAGEAVAAMLSSVVGALQGGQSVGLPGLGTLSVTQTAARTGVRPGTSQKITIPAGKKIRFKVASTLKGTL is encoded by the coding sequence ATGGCCAAAAGCACCAAACCCGCCGCAAAGAAATCCGCCGTCAAGGCTCCGCCTGCAAAAGCAGCGAGCAACAAGATCGCCAAGACCCAGATCATTGATATGGTGGCCGACAAAACCAGCCTGAACAAGAAGCAGGCCGGCGAGGCCGTTGCCGCCATGTTGAGCAGCGTCGTGGGAGCGCTCCAGGGCGGCCAGAGCGTCGGCTTGCCTGGGCTGGGCACCCTCAGCGTCACCCAGACGGCGGCCCGCACCGGCGTGCGCCCCGGCACCAGCCAGAAGATCACCATTCCTGCGGGCAAGAAAATCCGCTTCAAGGTGGCCAGCACCCTCAAAGGCACCCTCTGA
- a CDS encoding HesA/MoeB/ThiF family protein, which yields MTTGETGLQAQETAEVLSREELRRYSRQLLVPEWLEAGAQERLRRASVLVVGAGGLGGPVITLLAGAGVGRLVIADGDTVGVSNLHRQTQFIAADVGRPKAEVAAARAQAINPFVQISTAPRLDPEDMQRATDDVTLVIDATDNFETRYAIADACAQSGREWVWGAASGSSGMVSVFGPQFGLRDLFPTPGDAPSCDETGVLGPVPQVVGSLMAQEALKVLGGVGEPLRGRLWTYEALSGRVRLLTLKSPILATS from the coding sequence ATGACCACAGGTGAAACCGGCTTGCAGGCGCAGGAGACCGCTGAAGTCCTCTCCCGCGAGGAACTGCGGCGCTACTCGCGGCAACTGCTGGTGCCCGAATGGCTGGAGGCCGGGGCACAGGAACGGCTGCGGCGCGCAAGCGTGCTGGTGGTGGGCGCGGGCGGGCTGGGTGGCCCGGTGATCACGCTGCTGGCGGGGGCCGGTGTTGGACGGCTGGTGATCGCGGACGGCGATACGGTGGGCGTCAGCAATCTGCACCGCCAGACGCAGTTCATAGCCGCCGACGTGGGCCGTCCCAAGGCAGAGGTGGCAGCGGCACGGGCACAGGCGATCAATCCGTTCGTGCAGATCAGCACTGCTCCCAGACTGGACCCCGAAGATATGCAGCGCGCCACAGATGATGTCACCCTCGTGATAGACGCCACCGACAACTTCGAGACCCGCTATGCCATCGCCGATGCCTGCGCGCAAAGCGGGCGCGAATGGGTCTGGGGCGCAGCCAGCGGCAGCAGCGGCATGGTCAGCGTGTTCGGGCCACAGTTTGGCCTGCGCGATCTGTTCCCCACCCCTGGCGACGCCCCCTCCTGCGATGAAACCGGCGTGCTGGGTCCAGTCCCCCAGGTGGTGGGCAGCCTGATGGCCCAGGAGGCCCTCAAGGTTCTGGGAGGCGTGGGGGAACCCCTGAGGGGCCGATTGTGGACTTACGAGGCCCTGTCCGGGAGGGTCCGTCTACTGACTTTAAAGTCACCAATCCTGGCCACTTCTTAA
- the udk gene encoding uridine kinase yields the protein MTSPFVIGVAGGSGSGKTTVTRRVMETVGAQGVAVLAQDNYYRSQDEIPFETRLTTNYDHPAAFDWALLREHVDALLAGVPIDMPEYDFTQHTRSARTTTVLPGSVVVLEGFFALYDEELRKRMHLKVFVDADADVRFIRRLLRDTGERGRTPESVISQYLEFVRPMHLSFVEPTKRYADVIIPHGGMNEPALDMLAARIRTTI from the coding sequence ATGACTTCCCCCTTCGTGATTGGCGTGGCGGGCGGCTCGGGCAGCGGCAAGACCACTGTGACGCGCCGGGTGATGGAAACGGTGGGCGCTCAGGGCGTGGCGGTGCTGGCCCAGGACAACTATTACCGCAGCCAGGACGAGATTCCCTTCGAGACGCGCCTGACCACCAATTACGATCATCCGGCGGCGTTCGATTGGGCGCTGCTGCGCGAGCATGTAGATGCCCTGCTGGCAGGCGTGCCCATCGACATGCCCGAGTACGACTTCACGCAGCACACCCGCTCGGCCAGAACGACGACGGTTCTGCCCGGCAGCGTGGTGGTGCTGGAGGGCTTTTTTGCGCTATATGACGAGGAACTGCGAAAGCGCATGCACCTCAAAGTCTTCGTGGACGCCGACGCCGACGTGCGCTTTATCCGGCGGCTGCTTCGCGACACGGGCGAACGCGGGCGCACCCCCGAAAGCGTGATCTCGCAATATCTGGAATTCGTGCGCCCCATGCACCTGAGTTTCGTGGAACCCACCAAACGCTACGCCGACGTGATCATTCCCCATGGCGGCATGAACGAACCCGCGCTGGACATGCTGGCCGCGAGGATTCGCACGACGATCTGA
- a CDS encoding DUF305 domain-containing protein: protein MSRSTAHRETGRRLALPAVLLMLALGLAALLLLPRLNQSSGPAEGSTEVRFVREMIQHHAQAVDLSTRIRENGSDPAVRTLALDIILSQQEQIGQMHGWLTLWNRPWGGAGMTAEHALSMGMATPQQVKSLDTLPPAQAEVTFLQLMTRHHQGALMMAEPALGAGVRPEVQALARQIEASQSAEIRSMTEMLKERGAEPLPAPGMDMNHEH from the coding sequence ATGTCCCGTTCAACCGCCCACAGAGAAACTGGCCGCCGACTGGCCCTGCCCGCCGTGCTGCTGATGCTGGCCCTGGGACTGGCGGCGCTCTTGCTGCTGCCCCGCCTCAACCAGAGCAGCGGCCCCGCCGAGGGCAGCACCGAGGTCCGCTTCGTGCGCGAGATGATCCAGCATCACGCGCAGGCCGTGGACCTGTCCACCCGTATTCGCGAGAACGGCAGCGATCCCGCCGTCCGCACGCTGGCGCTGGACATCATTCTGTCTCAGCAGGAGCAGATCGGGCAGATGCACGGCTGGCTGACCCTGTGGAACCGTCCGTGGGGCGGCGCGGGCATGACCGCCGAACATGCCCTGAGCATGGGCATGGCGACGCCGCAGCAGGTCAAAAGTCTGGACACCCTACCCCCCGCGCAGGCCGAGGTCACCTTCCTGCAACTGATGACCCGACACCACCAGGGCGCATTGATGATGGCCGAACCTGCTCTGGGCGCGGGCGTTCGCCCAGAGGTGCAGGCGCTGGCCCGCCAGATCGAGGCCAGCCAGAGCGCAGAGATCAGGAGCATGACCGAGATGCTTAAGGAGCGGGGGGCCGAGCCGTTGCCTGCACCGGGGATGGATATGAATCACGAGCATTGA
- a CDS encoding DEAD/DEAH box helicase — protein MKLSRLPPGFGLDTAAQGLALRQEAVHNVRRDWTEVGWRAQGTVTEAGVDYEASVELLPPPDPQLRASSCTCGRYRCRHVAALVLSTDPPDGPRPQAPASAGTQKMQAEEALDARTQQWLAGFGTSGRTASRGRQFELRYVLRLLPPSNGTSPTRRVALRVVRLPVRGEVPDLRAAETYPVPRSLSTAPAFVRRDADLLRLLDLATDSTRQAGRYAEELHALGGHPAGDLLIESLLDSGRLCWDRPEMRLARGPDLGGTLAWTSDGRGAQSPSLEIAQVPDAVLLPTPKPWAVQPSAGLLSRVVADAPPEQAARFLSGPTLQPAQATALAHAITASGLGLPIPQTVKVREETLPYTPQLHLMGRVGTVYVPDRWMMREEEQTLAVAELRHAYGGLLVPDSPGSLSETPNPTVYRDGVLTRIPRDRELEREAERALDRAGFDTVAEAFDEYTFGPELQDLLTLGDEESWMDFMRGGRADLEERGFTIHVHPDFPLNFAEISDWYGEADDSFGGWFTLDLGIVVDGERVSLIPVLADLIARQPELFSPEALAALDDDETLFAALGDGRRVALPAGRIRAILGVLVELNLRDLPAGPLRLPLLDAARLAELEGALKARWVGAERLLELGRKLRDFGGIQPVEPPAGLNAELRPYQLQGLAWLQFLREYELGGILADDMGLGKTVQTLAHLLIEKDAGRADRPSLVIAPTSVIGNWQAEAAKFAPDLKVLTLHGKDRRDLFGEIGDHDLILSTYPLLPRDLDELRKYQYHMLILDEAQNIKNNKTAAAKAAGSVDARHRLCLTGTPLENHLGELWSQFNFLSPGLLHNEKTFRELYRTPIEKRGDAGRRAALAARVRPFILRREKRDVARELPPKTEIPVRVTLDGDQRDLYETVRVTMESRVREELQARGLARSTIAILDALLKLRQAVTDPRLVKLEAAKKVQGNAKFDWLQGNLPQMIEEGRRVLIFSGFATLLGHLETWVKEQGIPYSMITGQTQDRQKQIDAFQRGDTHVFLITLKAGGVGLNLTAADTVIHYDPWWNPAAEDQATDRAYRIGQDKPVFVYKLIAAGSVEERILELQARKASLARGILDGGLSEATQLTSHDLDRLFAPLENEDEEEGVEA, from the coding sequence ATGAAGCTCAGCCGCCTGCCGCCGGGCTTTGGGCTGGATACGGCGGCGCAGGGGCTGGCGCTGCGGCAGGAAGCGGTCCACAACGTGCGGCGCGACTGGACCGAGGTGGGGTGGCGGGCGCAGGGCACCGTGACCGAGGCCGGGGTGGACTACGAGGCGTCGGTGGAGTTGCTGCCACCGCCGGACCCGCAATTGCGCGCGTCTTCGTGTACCTGTGGGCGCTACCGTTGCCGCCATGTGGCCGCGTTGGTCCTGTCCACCGATCCGCCGGACGGCCCGCGTCCCCAGGCTCCGGCCAGCGCCGGCACCCAGAAAATGCAGGCCGAGGAAGCGCTGGACGCCCGCACCCAGCAGTGGCTGGCGGGCTTCGGCACTTCGGGCCGCACGGCGTCGCGTGGGAGGCAGTTCGAGCTGCGCTACGTGCTGCGCCTGCTGCCGCCCTCCAACGGCACGTCGCCCACGCGGCGGGTGGCTCTGCGCGTGGTGCGGTTGCCAGTGCGCGGCGAGGTTCCCGATCTGCGCGCTGCCGAGACGTATCCGGTGCCGCGCAGCCTGTCCACCGCCCCGGCCTTCGTGCGCCGCGACGCCGATCTGCTGCGCCTGCTGGACCTGGCCACCGACTCCACCCGTCAGGCGGGCCGCTACGCCGAGGAACTGCACGCCCTGGGCGGCCACCCGGCGGGGGACCTGCTGATCGAATCGCTGCTGGACAGCGGACGGCTGTGCTGGGACCGCCCCGAAATGCGGCTGGCGCGCGGCCCGGACCTGGGGGGGACGCTGGCCTGGACCTCCGACGGGCGGGGGGCGCAGTCGCCGTCGCTGGAGATCGCGCAGGTGCCGGACGCGGTGCTGCTGCCCACGCCCAAGCCCTGGGCCGTGCAGCCCTCTGCTGGCCTGCTGTCACGCGTGGTTGCAGACGCGCCGCCCGAACAGGCGGCCCGTTTCCTGTCCGGCCCCACGCTGCAACCCGCGCAGGCCACGGCGCTGGCCCACGCCATCACCGCCTCCGGCCTGGGCCTGCCGATTCCGCAGACCGTCAAGGTCAGAGAGGAAACCCTGCCCTACACGCCGCAACTGCACCTGATGGGCCGCGTGGGCACCGTGTACGTCCCGGACCGCTGGATGATGCGTGAGGAGGAACAGACCCTGGCGGTGGCCGAGCTGAGGCACGCTTACGGCGGCCTGCTGGTCCCGGATTCGCCGGGCAGCCTGTCCGAGACGCCCAATCCCACTGTCTACCGTGACGGCGTGCTGACCCGTATTCCACGTGACCGGGAGCTGGAGCGGGAGGCCGAACGCGCGCTGGACCGGGCGGGCTTTGACACGGTGGCTGAGGCTTTCGACGAGTACACCTTCGGTCCCGAACTTCAGGACCTGCTGACCCTGGGCGACGAGGAATCCTGGATGGATTTCATGCGCGGCGGGCGCGCGGACCTGGAGGAGCGGGGCTTTACCATCCACGTCCACCCCGATTTTCCTCTCAACTTCGCCGAGATCAGCGACTGGTACGGCGAGGCCGACGACAGCTTCGGTGGTTGGTTCACCCTCGATCTGGGGATCGTGGTGGACGGCGAGCGCGTCAGTCTGATCCCAGTGCTGGCCGATCTGATTGCCCGCCAGCCCGAATTGTTCTCGCCGGAAGCGCTGGCCGCGCTGGACGACGACGAAACGCTGTTCGCCGCGCTGGGCGATGGCCGCCGCGTGGCCTTGCCCGCCGGACGCATCCGCGCCATTCTGGGCGTGCTGGTGGAGTTGAACCTGCGTGATCTGCCCGCCGGGCCGCTGCGCCTGCCGCTGCTGGACGCCGCCCGTCTGGCCGAGCTGGAAGGGGCGCTGAAGGCCCGCTGGGTGGGCGCGGAGCGCCTGCTGGAACTGGGGCGCAAGCTGCGCGACTTCGGCGGCATTCAGCCCGTGGAACCTCCCGCTGGCCTGAACGCCGAGTTGCGCCCGTATCAATTGCAGGGTCTGGCATGGCTGCAATTCCTGCGCGAGTACGAGCTGGGCGGCATTCTGGCGGACGATATGGGTTTAGGCAAAACGGTCCAAACTTTGGCTCACCTCCTGATCGAGAAGGATGCGGGCCGCGCAGACCGCCCCAGTCTGGTGATCGCGCCCACTTCGGTAATCGGCAACTGGCAGGCTGAGGCCGCGAAATTTGCGCCCGATCTGAAAGTGTTGACCCTGCACGGCAAGGACCGCCGCGATCTGTTTGGCGAGATCGGAGACCATGACCTGATCCTCAGCACCTATCCGCTGCTGCCGCGCGATCTGGACGAGCTGCGCAAGTACCAGTACCACATGCTGATTCTGGACGAGGCGCAGAACATCAAGAACAACAAGACGGCGGCGGCCAAGGCAGCGGGCAGCGTGGACGCGCGGCACCGATTGTGCCTGACGGGGACGCCCCTTGAAAACCATCTGGGCGAACTGTGGTCCCAGTTCAACTTTTTGTCACCGGGCCTGCTGCACAATGAGAAGACCTTCCGTGAGCTGTACCGCACGCCCATCGAGAAACGTGGGGACGCGGGCCGTCGCGCCGCGCTAGCGGCCCGCGTGCGTCCCTTCATCCTGCGCCGCGAGAAACGTGACGTGGCCCGCGAACTGCCGCCCAAGACCGAGATCCCGGTGCGCGTGACCCTGGATGGCGATCAGCGTGACCTCTACGAAACCGTGCGGGTGACGATGGAAAGCCGCGTGCGCGAGGAATTGCAGGCGCGTGGGCTGGCCCGCAGCACCATTGCGATCCTTGACGCCCTGTTGAAGCTGCGTCAGGCGGTCACCGATCCGCGTCTGGTCAAGCTGGAGGCGGCCAAGAAGGTGCAGGGCAACGCCAAATTCGACTGGCTCCAGGGCAATCTGCCACAGATGATCGAGGAGGGCCGCCGCGTGCTGATCTTCAGCGGCTTTGCCACGCTGCTGGGCCACTTGGAAACGTGGGTCAAGGAACAGGGCATTCCGTACTCGATGATCACCGGGCAGACCCAGGACCGCCAGAAGCAGATCGACGCCTTCCAACGCGGCGACACGCATGTGTTCCTGATCACGCTGAAGGCCGGGGGAGTGGGCCTGAACCTGACGGCTGCCGACACCGTGATCCATTACGATCCGTGGTGGAATCCCGCCGCCGAGGATCAGGCCACGGACCGCGCCTACCGCATCGGGCAGGACAAGCCGGTGTTCGTGTACAAGCTGATCGCAGCGGGCAGCGTGGAGGAGCGCATTCTGGAACTCCAGGCCCGCAAGGCCAGTCTGGCGCGCGGGATTCTGGACGGCGGCCTCAGCGAGGCCACGCAGCTCACATCACACGATCTGGACCGCCTGTTCGCCCCCCTTGAGAATGAGGATGAAGAGGAAGGCGTAGAGGCGTGA
- the trmFO gene encoding methylenetetrahydrofolate--tRNA-(uracil(54)-C(5))-methyltransferase (FADH(2)-oxidizing) TrmFO produces the protein MTTPSSITVIGAGLAGSEAALAAASQGVRVRLHEMRPVKMTPAHRSGGFAELVCSNSLGGEGERQSKGLLQAELRSVGGGIVTAADASKLPAGNALAVERDEFSARVTKAVREHPLIEVVEGEVEAVPEGIAVIASGPLTSDALAADVARLTGSERLSFYDAAAPVIDFSSIDMDVCWRAGRYDQSADYINCPFTKDEYLAFFGALEQARAHTPHDWEKLEFFEGCMPIEEIARRGVDTPRFGPMSPKGLDDPRTGRWPYAVAQLRQEDREGRLWSLVGFQTGLKWGDQKAVVQLIPGLNDAEIVRYGVMHRNTYLNAPQVLDSTLQLRADPQKFVAGVLAGTEGYLESAATGWLAGTNAARLAQGLTPLTPPAESMLGGLVRYLASANPKNFQPMNVNWALVPELPAPQPGPNGKVRKLGKQEKRPILFRRGLNAFMAWAGEEAGLPVTPPPVPHGEESIEAQVQPVLR, from the coding sequence ATGACCACTCCTTCTTCCATCACCGTGATCGGCGCGGGCCTGGCCGGGTCCGAGGCCGCGCTGGCCGCTGCCAGCCAGGGCGTTCGCGTGCGACTGCACGAGATGCGCCCCGTCAAGATGACCCCCGCGCACCGTTCGGGCGGCTTTGCCGAACTGGTGTGCAGCAACTCTCTGGGCGGCGAGGGCGAGCGCCAGAGCAAGGGGCTGTTGCAGGCCGAACTCCGCAGCGTGGGCGGCGGCATCGTGACGGCGGCGGACGCCTCCAAACTGCCCGCCGGAAATGCCCTAGCTGTGGAACGCGACGAATTCAGCGCGCGGGTGACCAAAGCGGTGCGCGAACACCCGCTGATCGAAGTCGTTGAAGGCGAGGTGGAGGCCGTGCCGGAGGGTATTGCCGTGATCGCCTCCGGCCCCCTGACCAGCGACGCCCTGGCCGCCGACGTGGCACGGCTGACGGGCAGCGAACGCCTCAGCTTTTACGACGCTGCCGCCCCGGTAATCGACTTTTCCAGCATCGATATGGACGTGTGCTGGCGGGCCGGGCGCTATGACCAGAGCGCCGATTACATCAACTGCCCGTTTACCAAGGACGAGTATCTGGCCTTTTTTGGCGCACTGGAACAGGCCCGCGCCCATACCCCGCACGACTGGGAAAAGCTGGAATTCTTCGAGGGCTGCATGCCCATCGAGGAAATCGCGCGCCGGGGCGTGGATACCCCCCGCTTTGGCCCCATGTCCCCCAAAGGTCTGGACGATCCGCGCACCGGGCGCTGGCCCTACGCCGTGGCTCAGCTCCGTCAGGAAGACCGTGAGGGCCGTTTGTGGTCCCTGGTGGGCTTTCAAACGGGCCTGAAGTGGGGCGATCAGAAGGCGGTGGTGCAACTGATCCCCGGTTTGAACGATGCAGAGATCGTCCGCTACGGCGTGATGCACCGCAACACCTACCTGAACGCGCCACAGGTGCTGGACTCCACCCTGCAACTGCGTGCCGATCCGCAGAAGTTCGTGGCGGGCGTGCTGGCCGGAACCGAGGGCTATCTGGAAAGTGCCGCGACGGGCTGGCTGGCCGGAACGAATGCGGCGCGGCTGGCGCAGGGCCTGACGCCGCTCACGCCGCCCGCCGAGTCCATGCTGGGCGGTTTAGTCCGCTACCTCGCCAGCGCCAACCCCAAGAACTTCCAGCCCATGAACGTCAACTGGGCGCTGGTGCCAGAGCTGCCTGCGCCCCAGCCGGGGCCGAACGGCAAGGTCCGCAAGCTGGGCAAGCAGGAAAAGCGTCCGATCCTGTTCCGGCGCGGCCTGAACGCGTTCATGGCCTGGGCCGGAGAGGAGGCGGGCTTGCCGGTGACGCCGCCGCCCGTGCCGCATGGGGAGGAGAGTATAGAGGCTCAGGTGCAGCCGGTTTTGCGCTGA
- a CDS encoding CarD family transcriptional regulator: MAFEPGDRVVLPPYGIGVVSGTCQRPVGDATHAYYELQFAHSASRAYVPVAAPQSAGLRAALTEGDLPELLSQLLDSSLDLPKQWAARQRLVTEIIASGRPLELAILACELRRWNMERGLPDLDRQAFRQAIKLLEQEVSGLTSHNAQAIQHFLDRAWNENPHN, encoded by the coding sequence ATGGCTTTTGAACCCGGTGACCGCGTGGTGCTACCGCCTTACGGGATCGGTGTGGTCAGCGGCACCTGCCAGCGTCCGGTAGGCGACGCCACACACGCCTACTACGAGTTGCAATTCGCCCATTCGGCCAGCCGCGCCTACGTTCCGGTGGCGGCCCCGCAAAGTGCTGGCCTGCGCGCCGCCCTGACCGAGGGCGATCTGCCTGAACTCCTATCGCAGCTCCTGGACAGCAGCCTGGATCTGCCGAAGCAGTGGGCCGCCCGCCAACGCCTGGTCACGGAGATCATCGCCAGTGGCAGACCCCTGGAACTGGCGATCCTGGCGTGCGAACTGAGGCGCTGGAATATGGAGCGCGGTTTACCTGATCTGGACCGACAGGCTTTCCGGCAGGCCATCAAATTGCTGGAACAGGAGGTGAGCGGATTGACCAGTCACAACGCTCAGGCCATCCAGCACTTCCTTGACCGCGCCTGGAATGAGAATCCTCACAATTGA